The following proteins are co-located in the Opitutaceae bacterium genome:
- a CDS encoding alginate export family protein: MKPSRFLLVALASAGAALAQSQVTSSSFEQALESGKVSFNARLRYEHVDQAGLPEKANALTLRSRLGYTTAAYRGFQFMAEAENVVALADNYADGVTASPGYPVVGDPEVTEVNQAWASFATGKTKGTLGRQRLVLDNARFIGDVGWRQDMQTFDAFVLQDATVERLSLTYAYLWRINRVFADALDWDSDSHVAHASYAGFPLGTLTGYAYLLDFDSPAGARGSSTATYGASFAGSTPLNDSVKFAYRAEYATQSDYRSSPLDYRAAYYVLELGGVWKTFSLSVGREVLGSDNGQGFRTPLATLHAFNGWADVFLTTPAAGLRETYLKIAASLPAKLQFIGSLHRFEADRGNATYGNEIDLQLARRVNKRLNLTAKAALFDGKPGFADRDKYMVQADYAF; this comes from the coding sequence ATGAAACCGTCTCGGTTCCTACTCGTCGCACTGGCTTCGGCCGGCGCGGCCCTCGCCCAATCCCAAGTGACGTCCTCGTCGTTCGAGCAGGCGCTCGAATCCGGCAAGGTCTCCTTCAACGCGCGCTTGCGATACGAGCACGTCGACCAAGCCGGCCTGCCGGAGAAGGCCAACGCCCTCACGCTGCGTTCCCGCCTCGGTTACACAACCGCGGCGTATCGCGGGTTTCAATTCATGGCCGAGGCGGAGAATGTCGTCGCACTGGCCGACAATTATGCCGACGGAGTCACCGCCAGTCCCGGGTATCCGGTGGTTGGAGATCCGGAGGTGACCGAAGTCAACCAAGCCTGGGCTTCCTTCGCGACTGGCAAGACCAAGGGCACGTTGGGACGTCAGCGGCTCGTGCTCGACAATGCGCGCTTCATCGGCGATGTCGGCTGGCGGCAGGACATGCAGACCTTCGATGCGTTCGTCCTGCAGGACGCCACCGTCGAACGACTCTCCCTCACCTACGCTTACCTGTGGAGGATCAATCGTGTGTTCGCCGACGCGCTGGACTGGGATTCCGATTCCCATGTCGCCCATGCCAGCTACGCGGGCTTTCCCCTTGGCACGTTGACGGGCTACGCTTACCTGCTCGATTTCGATTCACCTGCCGGCGCCCGAGGCAGCTCCACCGCCACCTATGGCGCGAGCTTCGCGGGATCCACGCCGCTGAACGACAGCGTGAAGTTTGCGTACCGCGCCGAATACGCCACCCAGTCCGACTATCGCAGCAGTCCCCTCGACTATCGTGCCGCCTATTACGTTCTCGAACTCGGCGGAGTCTGGAAGACCTTCAGCCTATCCGTCGGTCGCGAGGTGCTTGGCTCCGACAACGGCCAGGGCTTTCGCACGCCCCTCGCGACCTTGCATGCCTTCAACGGCTGGGCCGACGTCTTCCTCACCACACCCGCCGCCGGATTGCGCGAGACCTATTTGAAGATCGCCGCCTCGCTACCCGCCAAACTGCAGTTCATCGGTTCGCTTCACCGCTTCGAAGCCGACCGAGGAAACGCAACCTATGGCAACGAGATCGACCTGCAGCTCGCCCGTCGCGTCAACAAACGCCTGAACCTCACCGCAAAAGCAGCGCTCTTCGACGGCAAGCCCGGCTTCGCCGATCGCGACAAGTACATGGTTCAGGCGGACTACGCCTTCTGA
- a CDS encoding sulfite reductase subunit alpha, translated as MSASAAVSTYNKDHPFPARILENRLLSRPGSSKETRHFVVSLVGSGLHYKAGDSLGVFPTNRPSEVEAVIKAIGATGDESVMLPKATEPATLREALSQKLALADPTRKFVEALQARATDPGEAAKLRGLLLPESKEVLTAFLGEREYIDLLTEFPSARLTPQELVDQLRRLMPRLYSIASSPKLHPNEIHLTVAVVRYESNRRERHGVCTTFLADRVQVGGTEAPVFISHSHFRPPEDQSRDCIMVGPGTGIAPFRAFVQDRFAANGTGRNWIFFGDQHRATDFLYEEDWQEWTARKQIHRMDLAWSRDQATKVYVQDRMRENAAELWEWIKAGAYFYVCGDAKRMAKDVDQMLHSIIADQGGRTLEEAAEYVKQMKKDRRYQRDVY; from the coding sequence ATGTCCGCATCCGCCGCTGTCTCCACTTACAACAAGGATCATCCTTTTCCCGCAAGGATTCTGGAAAACCGCCTCCTGAGTCGCCCGGGATCGTCCAAGGAAACCCGCCATTTTGTGGTCAGTCTGGTTGGCAGCGGGCTGCACTACAAGGCGGGGGACTCCCTGGGCGTTTTTCCCACCAACCGGCCATCGGAGGTGGAGGCCGTCATCAAGGCAATCGGTGCGACTGGTGATGAGTCGGTCATGCTGCCCAAGGCGACTGAGCCGGCAACGCTCCGAGAGGCGCTTTCCCAAAAGCTGGCTCTTGCGGATCCGACCAGGAAGTTTGTCGAGGCATTGCAGGCCAGGGCCACCGATCCCGGCGAGGCGGCGAAACTGAGGGGGCTGCTCCTTCCCGAGTCGAAGGAGGTGCTCACGGCGTTTCTTGGCGAACGTGAATACATCGATCTGCTCACGGAGTTTCCGAGCGCGCGGCTGACGCCGCAGGAGCTCGTTGATCAGCTTCGCAGGCTGATGCCCCGGCTTTACTCCATCGCCTCCTCACCCAAGCTGCACCCCAACGAAATTCATCTGACGGTCGCGGTCGTGCGTTACGAATCCAATCGCCGCGAGCGGCATGGTGTCTGCACCACGTTTCTTGCCGATCGGGTTCAGGTCGGGGGAACTGAAGCGCCGGTGTTCATTTCGCATTCGCACTTCCGTCCGCCGGAGGACCAATCCAGGGACTGCATCATGGTCGGTCCCGGCACGGGCATCGCGCCATTCCGGGCGTTTGTGCAGGACAGGTTTGCCGCCAACGGGACGGGGCGGAACTGGATTTTTTTTGGCGATCAGCACCGGGCGACGGACTTCCTTTACGAGGAGGACTGGCAGGAGTGGACCGCGAGGAAGCAGATTCATCGCATGGACCTGGCCTGGTCGCGCGATCAGGCGACGAAGGTCTATGTCCAGGATCGAATGCGCGAGAATGCCGCGGAACTTTGGGAGTGGATCAAAGCCGGCGCATATTTTTATGTCTGTGGCGATGCGAAACGCATGGCCAAGGACGTGGATCAGATGCTGCACTCGATCATCGCTGACCAGGGCGGCAGGACGCTCGAGGAGGCGGCGGAATACGTGAAGCAGATGAAAAAGGACCGGCGTTATCAGCGCGACGTGTATTAA
- the fabG gene encoding 3-oxoacyl-[acyl-carrier-protein] reductase: protein MTFKDRTAIVTGAGRGIGRGIAEVLAANGVTVICVSKSESSCGAVASAITASGGKARAMAVDVSDGAAIHAAAEALLKEFGRVDILVNNAGITRDGLLARMSDEDWNLVIQTNLTSCFHWTKAIGWPMCRARYGRIVNIASVVGLVGNAGQANYAAAKGGMIAFTKSIAKEFARRSVTANVVAPGFIKTDMTATLSEDVQKAARELIPMQRFGEVADIAHMAAFLASEESGYVTGQVFTVDGGMAM, encoded by the coding sequence ATGACCTTCAAGGATCGAACAGCGATTGTCACGGGAGCGGGCAGGGGAATCGGCAGAGGCATCGCCGAGGTCCTTGCGGCGAATGGCGTCACCGTCATCTGCGTCTCAAAATCGGAGTCGTCCTGCGGCGCGGTCGCCTCGGCGATCACAGCCTCGGGTGGCAAGGCCAGGGCGATGGCCGTGGATGTTTCCGACGGGGCGGCGATCCATGCGGCGGCGGAGGCCCTGCTCAAGGAATTCGGCAGGGTCGACATCCTGGTCAACAACGCCGGCATCACCCGTGATGGGCTGCTGGCGCGCATGTCCGACGAGGACTGGAACCTCGTCATTCAAACGAACCTGACGAGCTGCTTTCACTGGACCAAGGCGATCGGCTGGCCGATGTGCCGGGCCCGCTACGGACGCATCGTGAACATCGCCTCGGTTGTGGGCCTGGTTGGGAACGCAGGGCAGGCGAATTACGCGGCTGCAAAGGGAGGAATGATCGCGTTCACGAAGTCCATCGCCAAGGAGTTTGCCCGGCGGTCGGTGACGGCCAATGTCGTTGCACCTGGCTTCATCAAGACGGACATGACGGCAACCCTTTCCGAGGACGTCCAGAAGGCGGCCCGGGAACTGATTCCGATGCAGCGTTTCGGGGAGGTGGCCGACATAGCCCACATGGCGGCTTTCCTTGCTTCGGAAGAGTCCGGTTACGTTACGGGACAAGTTTTTACCGTTGACGGCGGCATGGCGATGTGA
- the acpP gene encoding acyl carrier protein, whose protein sequence is MADQKTIEQRVKEIIVNQLNVNEEQITLQASFLDDLGADSLDTVELIMAFEEEFKDEIKGEIPESDAEKLQTVGQVIDYINAKAAGK, encoded by the coding sequence ATGGCTGATCAAAAAACCATCGAACAACGCGTAAAAGAGATCATCGTCAATCAGCTCAATGTGAACGAGGAGCAGATCACTCTCCAGGCCTCGTTCCTCGACGATCTCGGAGCGGACTCCCTCGACACGGTCGAGCTGATCATGGCCTTTGAGGAAGAGTTCAAGGATGAGATCAAGGGCGAGATTCCTGAGTCTGATGCAGAGAAGCTGCAGACGGTCGGCCAGGTCATCGATTACATCAACGCCAAGGCGGCCGGCAAATAG
- the fabF gene encoding beta-ketoacyl-ACP synthase II — MESQSVPQRVVVTGLGVVHGIGREVESFWASLLAGRCGIGRVTQFDPSGFTSQIGAEVRDWEPEAHMDPKEVRRNDRYTHFGYVAAKQAVRDAALQVDDGNADRVGVIIGSGIGGMATFETQHKRLMEGGPRKVSPFTIPALIGNMCSGLFAIEIGARGPNFGVVSACATATHAIGEAMHMIRRGDVDVMVAGGAEAAITPFAYASFCSMKAMSGRNDDPATASRPFSLGRDGFVMGEGAGVLVVESLSHALKRDARIYCELLGYAATADAYHITQPDPEGKGLSMAMRRALSSARIRPDEVDYINAHGTSTPYNDKFETLAIKGVFGAHARKVAVSSTKSMTGHLLGAAGGIESIASIKAIQTGCIPPTINLHERDPECDLDYVPNVARNAPIRTVLSNNLGFGGQNAAIVFRAL; from the coding sequence ATGGAGTCGCAATCAGTCCCGCAACGTGTGGTTGTCACCGGGCTCGGTGTCGTGCATGGCATTGGTCGTGAGGTTGAATCCTTCTGGGCAAGTCTCCTTGCGGGGCGCTGCGGCATTGGCCGGGTGACGCAGTTTGATCCATCCGGCTTCACGAGCCAGATCGGAGCGGAGGTGCGCGACTGGGAGCCCGAAGCGCACATGGACCCCAAGGAGGTGCGACGAAACGACCGCTATACCCACTTCGGCTATGTGGCCGCGAAGCAGGCCGTGCGGGACGCGGCTCTCCAGGTGGACGATGGCAATGCCGACCGGGTGGGTGTGATCATTGGTTCCGGGATCGGCGGGATGGCCACCTTTGAAACGCAGCACAAGCGGCTGATGGAGGGCGGACCGAGAAAGGTCTCACCCTTCACCATTCCGGCTCTCATCGGCAACATGTGCTCCGGTCTGTTTGCCATCGAGATTGGTGCGCGCGGGCCAAATTTTGGCGTGGTGTCCGCCTGCGCGACGGCTACGCATGCGATCGGCGAGGCGATGCACATGATCAGACGCGGCGATGTCGACGTCATGGTTGCGGGCGGGGCGGAGGCTGCAATCACACCGTTTGCCTACGCGAGCTTTTGCTCGATGAAGGCGATGAGCGGTCGAAATGATGATCCGGCTACCGCGAGCCGCCCCTTTTCGCTGGGGCGCGACGGCTTTGTCATGGGAGAAGGCGCCGGGGTGCTGGTTGTTGAGTCGCTTTCACACGCCCTGAAGCGCGACGCCCGGATCTATTGCGAACTGCTTGGCTATGCGGCAACGGCTGATGCCTACCATATCACGCAGCCCGATCCAGAGGGAAAGGGCCTTTCCATGGCCATGCGGCGAGCGCTCTCCAGCGCCAGGATAAGGCCGGACGAGGTCGACTACATCAATGCGCATGGCACCAGCACACCGTACAACGACAAGTTTGAGACGCTTGCCATCAAGGGGGTGTTTGGTGCGCATGCCCGCAAGGTGGCGGTGAGTTCAACCAAATCGATGACAGGCCATCTGCTGGGTGCGGCAGGGGGCATCGAATCCATTGCCAGCATCAAGGCGATTCAGACGGGGTGCATCCCGCCGACCATTAATCTGCACGAACGCGACCCGGAATGTGATCTCGACTACGTGCCCAATGTCGCCCGGAACGCGCCGATACGCACCGTTCTCAGCAACAACCTTGGTTTTGGCGGACAGAATGCCGCGATTGTTTTTCGGGCACTGTGA
- the rpmB gene encoding 50S ribosomal protein L28, with protein MARICAITGRRPTKGSIINRKGQSKKSGGIGTHVTSITPRKFRPNLQRIRIRTANGGTKRVWVSVKAIKAGLVQKV; from the coding sequence ATGGCCCGCATTTGCGCAATCACAGGTCGTCGTCCCACAAAAGGCTCTATCATCAACCGTAAAGGTCAGAGCAAGAAAAGCGGAGGCATCGGCACCCACGTGACGAGCATCACGCCACGCAAGTTTCGCCCGAACCTGCAACGCATACGCATTCGCACCGCAAATGGCGGCACGAAGCGTGTTTGGGTGTCCGTAAAGGCCATCAAGGCCGGGCTGGTGCAGAAAGTCTGA
- a CDS encoding SAM-dependent methyltransferase — MSSPAPHPSAVSNEFRTAFERFAGERRVLRFDEFVELALFDNEVGYYRSHRTRIGRSAGTDFFTAMSANPVFGHLVAAAIVSLLGKFDPASMTFVEIGAEPGRSVFENIPHPFRSAKTLRVKDPLLIEGPSVVFSNELLDAQPFRRFRRSEDQWIELGVQITDGGLIETCLGPASESWLPLAAEDGYLFDAPRRAADLALDIARQDWVGLFVAIDYGKSLEELTQALPGGTARAYRSHRQSNDLLATPGEQDLTCHVCWDWIAESLKMHRFLSPRIESQEAFFVHHAGAALEKIAGTDSTLRSTAKQALMQLLHPANMGQKFQVLHALRTRQERPCTAGPLLV, encoded by the coding sequence ATGTCTTCCCCTGCACCACACCCTTCAGCGGTTTCCAACGAATTCCGCACTGCATTTGAACGTTTCGCAGGTGAAAGGCGCGTGCTGCGGTTTGATGAATTCGTGGAACTCGCGCTTTTCGACAATGAAGTCGGGTACTATCGCTCCCACCGAACGCGCATTGGACGATCAGCCGGCACCGACTTTTTTACGGCGATGTCGGCAAATCCTGTTTTCGGCCACCTGGTTGCGGCAGCCATCGTTTCGCTGCTGGGGAAATTCGATCCCGCCTCGATGACGTTTGTCGAAATCGGGGCTGAGCCGGGCCGGAGTGTTTTCGAGAACATCCCCCACCCATTCCGATCCGCGAAGACCCTCCGCGTAAAGGATCCGCTCTTGATCGAAGGCCCGTCCGTGGTCTTTTCCAACGAACTCCTCGACGCCCAGCCTTTTCGACGATTTCGTCGCAGCGAGGATCAATGGATCGAACTTGGAGTGCAAATCACGGACGGGGGCCTGATTGAAACCTGCCTCGGCCCTGCCTCGGAATCGTGGCTGCCGCTGGCCGCAGAGGATGGCTATCTGTTCGATGCTCCTCGACGCGCTGCGGATCTCGCTCTCGATATCGCACGTCAGGATTGGGTCGGTCTCTTTGTCGCGATTGACTACGGAAAATCCCTTGAGGAACTCACCCAAGCCCTGCCAGGAGGCACCGCACGCGCGTACAGGTCCCACAGGCAATCGAACGATCTGCTTGCCACCCCCGGAGAGCAGGATCTCACCTGCCACGTGTGCTGGGACTGGATTGCGGAGTCATTGAAAATGCACCGCTTCCTCTCACCCAGAATCGAATCGCAGGAGGCGTTCTTTGTCCACCATGCCGGCGCAGCGCTTGAAAAAATTGCCGGGACTGACTCCACACTACGAAGCACCGCAAAGCAGGCGTTGATGCAATTGCTGCATCCGGCCAATATGGGTCAGAAATTTCAGGTGCTCCACGCGCTGAGAACGCGGCAAGAAAGACCTTGCACTGCAGGACCGCTCCTAGTTTAA
- a CDS encoding S41 family peptidase, whose translation MPTLEAMLKRFLTTAGGAVIGLVLAYSAAHFAAAWGLFPNRELDRSAAYVRQVMQLVSENYVDASQASYDQLARSALHGLVQSLDPHSEFMEAKDFSELEEDMNAEFGGIGIQVEMRNGRVVVIAPIANTPSDRAGVLRGDEIVSVDGQGMDKMPMNDVISRLRGKPKTRVTVRFLRPSTKKQFEVHLIREVIKVESVKDVRLLKDEVGYIQLTQFSERTGREFIDALNKLIADGMQALVLDLRNNPGGLLDAAVEVAEPFFKRGELIVYTQGRDPKDREDFKGESDDPPLNVPLAVLINAGSASAAEIVAGALRDTHKAVIVGERSFGKGSVQTIFNLKNGEGLRLTTARYYTPSGVTIHEKGIEPNVDVVMTPEEDRQLRIQRARSDVQDSREFKQRFGFEPIQDRQLETALEILAGLRAWNAHGGGD comes from the coding sequence ATGCCCACGCTGGAGGCGATGCTCAAACGCTTTCTGACGACTGCCGGTGGCGCCGTGATTGGCCTGGTGCTGGCCTATTCCGCCGCGCACTTCGCGGCCGCGTGGGGTCTCTTTCCCAATCGCGAGTTGGACCGCAGTGCAGCGTACGTGCGGCAAGTGATGCAACTGGTCTCGGAGAACTACGTGGATGCCTCGCAAGCCTCTTATGATCAACTGGCCAGATCGGCTTTGCATGGACTGGTGCAGTCACTCGACCCGCACTCGGAATTCATGGAGGCGAAGGATTTCAGTGAACTGGAGGAGGACATGAATGCCGAATTTGGCGGCATTGGCATCCAGGTCGAGATGCGCAACGGTAGGGTTGTGGTCATCGCGCCCATTGCAAACACACCCAGTGATCGGGCTGGGGTTCTGCGCGGTGACGAGATCGTGTCGGTGGATGGCCAGGGCATGGACAAGATGCCGATGAATGATGTCATAAGCCGTCTGCGCGGGAAACCGAAGACGCGCGTCACCGTGAGGTTCCTTCGTCCTTCAACGAAGAAGCAGTTCGAAGTGCATCTCATTCGCGAGGTGATCAAGGTGGAGAGTGTGAAGGATGTGCGCCTGCTCAAGGATGAGGTCGGGTACATTCAGTTGACGCAGTTTTCGGAGCGCACCGGACGGGAGTTTATCGATGCGCTGAACAAGCTGATCGCGGATGGCATGCAGGCGCTGGTTCTTGATCTCCGGAACAATCCGGGCGGTTTGCTTGACGCTGCCGTGGAGGTGGCTGAGCCCTTTTTCAAGCGGGGGGAGCTCATTGTGTACACGCAGGGGCGGGATCCCAAGGATCGGGAGGATTTCAAGGGAGAGTCCGATGATCCGCCGCTTAATGTGCCGCTTGCCGTGCTGATCAATGCGGGCAGCGCCAGCGCGGCGGAAATTGTCGCCGGGGCGTTGCGGGACACCCACAAGGCGGTGATTGTCGGCGAGCGGTCATTTGGAAAGGGCTCGGTTCAGACGATTTTCAACCTGAAGAATGGCGAGGGTCTTCGGCTGACAACCGCGCGGTACTATACGCCGAGTGGAGTGACCATTCACGAGAAGGGCATAGAGCCAAACGTCGATGTTGTCATGACGCCGGAGGAGGACCGGCAGCTGAGGATTCAGCGGGCGCGCAGCGACGTGCAGGATTCCCGCGAATTCAAGCAGCGGTTTGGCTTTGAACCGATTCAAGACCGCCAGCTAGAAACGGCCCTTGAAATTCTGGCGGGCTTGCGTGCGTGGAATGCGCACGGCGGGGGCGATTGA
- the tsaD gene encoding tRNA (adenosine(37)-N6)-threonylcarbamoyltransferase complex transferase subunit TsaD, with protein sequence MILALESSCDETAVALFDPGLGMRGEWVRSQIALHERHGGVVPDLATREHLQAIGPLLSESGHASDNWRLLTRVAVTHGPGLAGCLAIGVAAAKAFALEMGLPLIAVNHLRGHAFSPFIPLHEQVPQDFDSRMDALLPHLGLIVSGGNTLLFSIDRERRLTELSTTRDDAAGEALDKGAKLLGLGYPGGPLIEKVAGEGRADAFDFPRGAGSREDLSFSFSGLKTSLRYRIEKMSPEEVRARLPDLAASYQQAVIDALLKKTLAAFRQGEFKSLGLSGGVANNRSLRNEMETIARRRRVPLLAAMPAHTGDNAAMIAFAAWIDPIAKPAGLSEIGIAPSLPLVPPALLQEVK encoded by the coding sequence ATGATCCTTGCGCTCGAAAGTTCATGCGACGAGACGGCCGTCGCGTTGTTCGATCCCGGGCTCGGCATGCGCGGCGAATGGGTGCGCAGCCAGATCGCGCTCCATGAACGCCATGGGGGTGTTGTTCCCGATCTTGCGACGCGGGAGCACTTGCAGGCGATCGGGCCGCTGCTGTCGGAATCGGGGCACGCATCCGACAACTGGAGGCTGCTCACGCGCGTGGCCGTGACCCACGGCCCCGGGCTTGCCGGCTGCCTGGCCATCGGAGTGGCTGCGGCGAAGGCTTTTGCCCTCGAAATGGGGCTTCCGCTCATCGCGGTGAATCACCTGCGTGGTCATGCATTTTCGCCCTTCATTCCGCTGCATGAGCAGGTGCCGCAAGACTTTGACAGCCGAATGGATGCCCTGCTGCCGCACCTCGGGTTGATTGTCTCCGGGGGCAACACGCTGCTTTTTTCGATCGATCGCGAAAGGCGGCTCACGGAACTCTCCACCACCCGCGACGATGCGGCCGGGGAGGCGCTCGACAAAGGCGCGAAGCTGCTTGGGCTTGGCTACCCTGGAGGACCTCTCATTGAAAAAGTGGCAGGGGAGGGCAGGGCTGATGCCTTTGACTTTCCACGAGGTGCCGGGTCTCGCGAGGATCTCAGCTTCAGTTTTTCAGGACTGAAAACGAGCCTGCGCTACAGGATCGAAAAAATGTCCCCTGAGGAGGTTCGTGCTCGTCTTCCGGATCTGGCGGCGAGCTATCAGCAGGCGGTGATCGATGCGTTGCTCAAGAAAACCCTGGCCGCATTTCGACAGGGGGAATTCAAGAGTCTGGGACTCTCGGGCGGCGTGGCCAACAATCGATCCTTGCGAAACGAGATGGAGACAATTGCGAGGCGCCGGCGCGTACCCCTGCTGGCGGCGATGCCGGCACACACGGGAGACAATGCGGCGATGATTGCGTTTGCCGCGTGGATCGATCCGATTGCAAAACCGGCGGGGCTGTCAGAAATTGGCATCGCCCCGAGCCTTCCCCTGGTGCCCCCGGCCCTGCTTCAAGAGGTGAAGTAG
- the rpoN gene encoding RNA polymerase factor sigma-54 — protein sequence MAGPGFSQDLRLRQTQSLVLAPQLRQSLKILQVAALDLRSVIQEELQNNPTLEELPMEGISLEKAAEDSARNGHELNGDGGEHAAPPATANEPPEREQMDFSKEYEILTKLDDDWRDFMSNAGGAQSFTSDDAERRQHFFDSLVSETSLQEHLMRQAEMTDLDEKGMSAMQHLVGSLDDRGFLTETPADVALQTGLPLETVQEALQSLRTFEPAGIGARDLGDCLLLQLKAKGRNDSLAARIVRDHFALLTRRRIPDIARKLGSPMDDVQVAIEEIGTLDPAPGRRFADDNNRVVVPDVTVEEEHGEWKIILNNDYIPRLRISNTYKEMIAKGSLNKDERDYVRERMRSGKFIINSIEQRQQTIERITREIIRVQEEFFREGVSKLRPLTMTQIADAVGVHETTVSRAIANKYIRTPHGVFEFKFFFTSGYQADGGDAVSNTSVKEMIGELINLEDRSRPLSDQEIVVKLQEKGINLARRTVAKYREVLGLLPSNLRRDFT from the coding sequence ATGGCCGGCCCCGGATTCAGTCAGGATCTCAGACTACGCCAGACCCAATCGCTGGTCCTTGCGCCGCAATTGAGGCAGTCGCTGAAGATCCTCCAGGTCGCGGCATTGGATCTGCGTTCGGTCATTCAAGAGGAGCTGCAGAATAATCCGACATTGGAAGAGCTGCCCATGGAGGGCATCAGCCTTGAAAAGGCGGCCGAAGACAGCGCTCGGAACGGGCACGAACTCAACGGTGACGGCGGGGAGCATGCGGCGCCCCCTGCGACGGCAAATGAGCCTCCGGAGCGAGAGCAGATGGATTTCTCGAAGGAGTACGAAATTCTTACCAAACTGGACGACGACTGGCGCGACTTCATGTCCAATGCCGGCGGCGCCCAGTCGTTTACATCTGACGACGCTGAGAGGCGGCAGCACTTCTTCGATTCGCTCGTTTCAGAGACTTCCCTTCAGGAGCACCTGATGAGGCAGGCGGAAATGACCGATCTCGACGAGAAAGGCATGTCCGCCATGCAACACTTGGTCGGAAGCCTGGATGACCGCGGCTTTCTGACAGAGACACCTGCGGATGTCGCCCTTCAAACAGGACTTCCTCTTGAAACGGTTCAGGAGGCGCTGCAGTCGCTCAGAACCTTCGAGCCGGCCGGAATTGGCGCCAGGGACCTCGGGGACTGCCTGCTCCTTCAGTTGAAGGCCAAGGGACGGAACGATTCTCTCGCTGCCCGCATCGTACGCGATCATTTTGCGCTGCTTACCCGTCGCCGCATTCCCGACATCGCGCGCAAACTCGGTTCGCCAATGGACGACGTGCAGGTGGCGATCGAGGAGATCGGCACCCTCGACCCGGCGCCCGGGCGGCGATTCGCAGACGACAACAATCGCGTCGTCGTACCCGATGTGACCGTGGAAGAGGAGCACGGTGAATGGAAGATCATCCTCAACAACGACTACATCCCGCGACTTCGCATTTCCAACACCTACAAGGAAATGATCGCGAAAGGCTCGCTCAACAAGGACGAGCGCGACTACGTCCGTGAGCGAATGCGGTCGGGAAAATTCATCATCAACTCGATTGAACAGCGCCAGCAGACAATCGAACGCATCACCCGGGAAATCATCCGCGTACAGGAGGAATTTTTCCGGGAGGGCGTCTCAAAGCTCAGGCCTCTGACGATGACCCAGATCGCTGACGCCGTGGGAGTGCACGAGACGACCGTCAGCCGCGCAATCGCCAACAAATACATCAGGACCCCCCATGGAGTCTTTGAGTTCAAGTTCTTCTTCACCTCGGGCTACCAGGCCGACGGCGGCGACGCCGTGTCCAACACGAGCGTGAAGGAAATGATCGGGGAGCTCATAAACCTCGAGGACAGGAGCCGTCCGCTCAGCGACCAGGAAATCGTGGTCAAGCTTCAGGAAAAGGGAATCAATCTCGCCCGTCGCACGGTGGCAAAGTACCGCGAAGTGCTTGGCCTCCTGCCAAGCAACCTGCGCCGCGATTTCACCTGA
- the erpA gene encoding iron-sulfur cluster insertion protein ErpA has protein sequence MITLTPRAATQVRAMRSEQADRESKKLRVFVESGGCSGFQYGMSFDNEKDGDQVIESEGVAFIVDPTSLAYLDGASIDFDDGLHGKGFEIKNPNAQSTCGCGKSFA, from the coding sequence ATGATTACACTGACACCGCGGGCGGCCACTCAGGTAAGGGCGATGCGCTCCGAGCAGGCGGATCGCGAGTCAAAAAAGCTTCGAGTATTCGTCGAGTCCGGTGGCTGCTCGGGGTTTCAATATGGCATGTCGTTCGACAATGAAAAGGACGGCGACCAAGTTATTGAGAGCGAGGGAGTAGCGTTTATTGTCGATCCGACCAGCCTGGCCTACCTGGATGGCGCTAGCATTGATTTTGACGATGGACTCCATGGCAAGGGATTCGAGATCAAAAATCCGAATGCCCAGAGCACCTGCGGGTGCGGCAAGTCCTTCGCGTAA